A stretch of DNA from Gimesia chilikensis:
CGATTTTACCTGATTCTTTCCGGAGTCTGTCTTGTGTCTGTTCTTCCCTCTCAAGCAGCCAGCTATGTTTACATTTCTCTGGGGGGCGAGAAGAAGATTGCCATCTATCAGCAGAATGAGGCAGATGGAAAACTGACGCATCTTACCGACGTTAAAGTCCCAGGCGCGCCAGGCTGTCTGGAAGTCGATCCAGAGAAGAAATATCTTTTTGCATCCATCCGCTCTGCCAAAGAGTTCATGAGCTTCAGTATCAATCCTGAAAACGGCGAACTCACGCTGATCTCTGCGGTACCAGCGGGGGGAAATGCAGCTTACATCGCCACAGACCGTAAGGGACGCTACCTGCTTTCAGCTTATTATGGTGAGGGGAAAGTAGCCGTGCATCGGCTCAAGAAAGATGGCACAATCCTGCCCGAAATTCTCCAGACAATTCCGACAGACAAAAATGCACATGCCATTCTGCCCGATCAGTCAAATCGGTACGTGTTTGTACCCCATACGGGGCCCAATGCGGTCTATCAGTTTTTATGGAATGAAGCTGACGGAAAATTAAAAGCGAATGAACCGGCGATTTTCGAAGCGGCCCCCGAGATGGAGCCCCGCCACCTGGCTGTTTCAAAAGACAATCGTTTTATCTATTTTGATAACGAAAAAGGGAGCTCTGTCACTGCCTGTAAGCTTGATTCCGAATCTGGAACCTTGAAAGCGTTTCAAACCATTTCCACATTGCCGGCTGATTTTGAAGGGAAGAATACCTGTGCCGATATCGAACTCTCTCCCTCAGGAAAAAACCTGTATGCTTCCAATCGGGGCCATGACAGCATTGCCTGTTTCGCCGTTGATCCTCAGACTGGAAAATTGAAATCACTGGGACAGGCAGCGACTGAGAAAACGCCGCGATCCTTCAACATCGACCCGGAAGGACACTTCCTGTACGCCGCGGGGCAAAATAACGGTAAACTGGCTGCCTATCGTATTGATTCCCAGACCGGCAAGTTGACGCGGATTGACACCTATGAAGTGGGGAAATCTCCGTCCTGGGTTGAGGTCGTAAAGGTTCCCTAAATTGCCTGATTCAATCTGAAATAATTTCCAGTTCGAGTTTTGGATGAATTGCTTCAGATCATTGGTGGTGAAAGTCGATGAGTCTCCATAAGTGATCCTGTGATGACAGGACGCACCTATGCGCAGACATATTGCGCAGAACGGACTTTGACTATTCATTTTCTACTGAAGAGAGAGGCTGGATATGCGCTCTTCTGCCGTTGCTGTAATTCTGATCTCACAGTGTCTGATGTCACCGGCGTTCAGCCAGGAGCAGGTTCCTCTTCAGATCAGCTCAGATAACAAAAGCTCTGATGAGAACCAGGGGAAAGTGAATATTACGAGGGGGCCTTCCAAGCAGACTGGGCCAGCCTACCAGAGAATGTCTGTCAGCCAGCGCCTGATTCAACAGCGTGCATTCCTGCAGGCCAAACAGCGCATGGAGCGGATCGCCGCACGTAAAGCGATGGGGATCACTCCTGGCCGGCCTACAGTCAATATCAATGTGAGCCCGATTCCGACCTTTGCTCAGATAATGCAGGAGTCTTCCGGATTCTATTTTGATCCCTACCACTATTATGGTTACTGGTATGGTGCCCCGGGCTACGTGTTCCCTTGAATCCGTTAAGTGCTGGATTGACTTGAATCAGTCTCAGAGTTAATCCGCAGTTAAGTTTTTCCAGGCAGCGTCCGTACAAATTTGACGGCCTGATTGACCCACTCTTTCAGATCAATGTCCTCTCGCGTTCCTTCAGCTTTGACATAGATCATGCTTTTCATCACTTTGCCTGTGAAATCCATTTCGTGAGTAAATGGTTCCTTCAGTGCCTGCGCAGCGTTCTTCTCTCCCAGCCGTAACATGAGATTAGTCCCCGTGACTCCACAGCACATGTTGCCATTGAGCAGGAAACAGATTCCCCCAAACATTTTTCGCTGAGAATACCCTGCCCTGCGAGACAACAGTTGATGTATTCTGTCGGCGAGAGCCTCGTCGTATGCCATGTCAGCTTCCTCTAAGCCTGTCTGATATTGAATATTGCTTTCTCAAAACAAAATATTTCTTTACGCCTTTTTTGTCTAGATTACTGAACAAAAAAGGCTTGTCTGGTATTCTAAATAGGTGACGGGCAATCCTTTGAAATGTTAAGACGAAACAGGTACGACAGGATATGGTATTTTTCCGCAGCATAACTCTTTTCAGTATGCTTCTTCTGGTTAATAACAGTGGTTCTTTATCAGGACAGCAGACGGATACAGCGCCCGCTCAAAAGCCAGTTGGTGTAAAGTCGATGAGTCTGCCAGGTCTGGATAATGTCTTTCAGGTCGATGAGGCAGTTTACTCTGGTAGTGGGCCGGCAGAGCAGCGGAGTTTTGACGCCCTGCAAAAACTCGGAGTCAAAACCATCGTTAGCGTCGATGGAACCGAACCACATTTGGGAATGGCCCGGCGTGCGGGAATGCGTTATGTACATATTCCAATCGGCTATGATGGCGTATCAAACGATGCGGGGCTGGCTTTTGCACGCGTCGCAAAGGAGATCAAAGGCCCGGTTTATATCCATTGTCATCATGGCAAACACCGTGGACCCACTGCGACTGCGGTCGTCGGATTGTGTCGAGGTACTTTCAATCAGCAACAGGCTCTCGATTTTTTAAAGCGGGCAGGTACCAGTAAGGACTATGCGGGATTATGGAGAGACATCCGGAACTTTAAAGTTCCTTCCGCTGATACCCCGCTCCCGGAACTGGTGGAGTCCACACCAGTTTCCCCTTTGGTTAAAGCCATGTCGCAGATCAGCCATCATTTCGAATCACTGGATCAAATGCAGACGCAAAATCAACATCCCCTGGTCAGGAAAAAGAATCGCGAGACCCTGGTACTTCTGCAAGAAGAGTTCCGTGAGGCGGCACGTAAGTATGCCGACGACTATGATGAGATGTTTCAAAAATGGATGAGAGAATCTGAGAAACGGGTCGATACGCTGCAAACAGCATTTCAGAAGGATGACCAGAAGCAGATGGCCCGGGAGTTAAAAGCATTCAAAATGCAATGCAAACGGTGTCACGTCGCCTATCGGGATTGATTAGAGCTGAAATCAATGGCAATCAAGACCAGACACTGAACCCATACACAGAAGACAGATGGGGGACAACCGTTAAGTGAGTCTACACCTTTGAAAAACAGAAGAAATTTAAATTCAAGAGTTGTGATTCCCTTTCTTGATTGATGATAATGCATGCTCCTATCCAGTTTCGATAAGGGTATATTCATGCGATCATCTTTATTGTGTTTCCTCTCTTGTCTGGGAGTGATTTTGGGATACAGCCTCACCGTGCACTCGGAAGAAGCCAGTTCCAGGCAACGGTCAGAACCCGAAAAAATTGAGTCATCCTGGGATGACCTGCTCCATGGTATTGAATCACCTGAGGAGTGGGCAGAACATAAACAAGAGCTACGAAAACGTTATCTGGAGTTGCTCCGAGATCAGTACAAACCAGAAAAGCCTGATCTGCAAATCCAGTTTCATGATACAGTCATTGTAGACGGTATCTATCGCCGACAGTTGATCAGCTACCAGGTAGAAAAAGATGAACGGGCGCATGCCTACCTGGGAGTCCCCCTCAATTTAAGAGGACCTGCCCCGGCCATCGTTGCCTTGCATGGCACTTATAAATACGGCAAGCAGCGTGCAGCAGGTTTGATCGAAAACCCCGACAAGGCTTACCTTGATCATCTCTGTCGACGTGGTTATGTGGTAATTGCTCCCGATCATTTTGTTGCAGGACACCGGATCCCGGAAGCGGGGCCATATGACACCAAAGCATTTCATGAGAAACATCCACAGTGGACCTCGGTTGGAAAGTTTACCTACGAACATTCCATCGCCATTGATGTGCTGCAGACTTTGCGGGAGGTTAATCCCGACAAGATCGGCGTGCTGGGGCACTCGCTGGGAGGCCATGGATCAATGTTTCTGGCTGCCTATGATGAGCGAGTACAGGCAGCAGCTGGAAATTGCAGTGCCTCATTTTTCCGACAGAATGCGCGTGTCGAAGCCTGGGCGAGAGATCACTGGTATGTATATTTTAATCATATCCGCCCGGATCTTCTGGAAGGCAAATTGCCGCCGATTGATTTTCATGAAATCATGTCACTGATTGCACCGCGGGCATTTCTGGATCTCTCGGGACTCAATGATGGTGACCCTTTGACGCAGCGACAAAGAGTGCTGATGTTGATGAAGGTGATGGACGTCTATGAACTGGAGAAAGCACCTCAGAATTTTGCTTTTTTTGTTCATGGAAAAGGACATTCTGTGGCCCATGAATCACGTGCTCTAATGTATTCCTGGATGGATACACATCTCAAACCCGAATCTGAAACGAAGACAAAACTGGTCAAACCCTGACTTCTGCCTACGCAGAACTTCATCACAGCTCTGAGCATTCAACTAAGGTAGGAATAATATAGATGGAACTGTTGATCATCAGGCACGGAAAAGCTGAGCAGGCAGGCGTAGTACCAGGAGGAGATGCAGCCCGCCCCCTGACAGACCATGGCACTCACCAGTTTCGTAAGGTCGCTAAATGGATCGCCAAACATGATGCAGGTCCCGAGTTGATTTTACACAGCCCGCTTGTAAGGACGACTCAGACCGCTCAGATTCTGCAGGATGTTACGGAATTGAATGATGAAGCCTGCTATGCCCAACCCTG
This window harbors:
- a CDS encoding lactonase family protein; translated protein: MSVLPSQAASYVYISLGGEKKIAIYQQNEADGKLTHLTDVKVPGAPGCLEVDPEKKYLFASIRSAKEFMSFSINPENGELTLISAVPAGGNAAYIATDRKGRYLLSAYYGEGKVAVHRLKKDGTILPEILQTIPTDKNAHAILPDQSNRYVFVPHTGPNAVYQFLWNEADGKLKANEPAIFEAAPEMEPRHLAVSKDNRFIYFDNEKGSSVTACKLDSESGTLKAFQTISTLPADFEGKNTCADIELSPSGKNLYASNRGHDSIACFAVDPQTGKLKSLGQAATEKTPRSFNIDPEGHFLYAAGQNNGKLAAYRIDSQTGKLTRIDTYEVGKSPSWVEVVKVP
- a CDS encoding dienelactone hydrolase family protein codes for the protein MRSSLLCFLSCLGVILGYSLTVHSEEASSRQRSEPEKIESSWDDLLHGIESPEEWAEHKQELRKRYLELLRDQYKPEKPDLQIQFHDTVIVDGIYRRQLISYQVEKDERAHAYLGVPLNLRGPAPAIVALHGTYKYGKQRAAGLIENPDKAYLDHLCRRGYVVIAPDHFVAGHRIPEAGPYDTKAFHEKHPQWTSVGKFTYEHSIAIDVLQTLREVNPDKIGVLGHSLGGHGSMFLAAYDERVQAAAGNCSASFFRQNARVEAWARDHWYVYFNHIRPDLLEGKLPPIDFHEIMSLIAPRAFLDLSGLNDGDPLTQRQRVLMLMKVMDVYELEKAPQNFAFFVHGKGHSVAHESRALMYSWMDTHLKPESETKTKLVKP
- a CDS encoding cytochrome c, with amino-acid sequence MSLPGLDNVFQVDEAVYSGSGPAEQRSFDALQKLGVKTIVSVDGTEPHLGMARRAGMRYVHIPIGYDGVSNDAGLAFARVAKEIKGPVYIHCHHGKHRGPTATAVVGLCRGTFNQQQALDFLKRAGTSKDYAGLWRDIRNFKVPSADTPLPELVESTPVSPLVKAMSQISHHFESLDQMQTQNQHPLVRKKNRETLVLLQEEFREAARKYADDYDEMFQKWMRESEKRVDTLQTAFQKDDQKQMARELKAFKMQCKRCHVAYRD
- the sixA gene encoding phosphohistidine phosphatase SixA — protein: MELLIIRHGKAEQAGVVPGGDAARPLTDHGTHQFRKVAKWIAKHDAGPELILHSPLVRTTQTAQILQDVTELNDEACYAQPWLGFGLSLDSLISFVRSTAFERIAIVAHMPDVARCTSDLIGGGAITFKPGNAACIQFDSLIGIGQGSLKWHLSAPLF
- a CDS encoding TfoX/Sxy family protein, producing MAYDEALADRIHQLLSRRAGYSQRKMFGGICFLLNGNMCCGVTGTNLMLRLGEKNAAQALKEPFTHEMDFTGKVMKSMIYVKAEGTREDIDLKEWVNQAVKFVRTLPGKT